The segment GCACAGCAGTTAGAACAAAATGAAGGAAGTAATTTTGTTCTCTTGCAGGCCATCTGGTTTAGTATTGGTGCGTGTGTTGTAGCAGCTATTCAATTCATTGATATGGACCAATTATATAAAGCTAGTATTTTTATCTATGGATTTGGTGTGCTTGTTCTTGCTGTATTGTTAGTGAGTCCGGAAAGTATTGCGCAGCCGGTGAATGGTGCGAAAAGCTGGTTTCAGTTGTTTGGTGTTTCTATGCAGCCAGGCGAGTTTGCGAAGATTTCCACCATTATATTTTTGGCGGCAACGATAAGCAGGCATAAAACAAAATTTGAAGCAAATACATTGAAAACAGATAGCTATTTATTGCTCAAACTTATTACAATTACAGTTATCCCGGTTTTTCTTATTATGCAGCAGCCTGACTTTGGAACGGCTATGGTTTATCTGTTTATTGTGGGTATCATTATTATTTTGTCCGGAATCGATTGGAAAATTATAACGGCGTTAATTGTTGGCAGTTTGACAATCCTCGCAGCAGTCTTTACACTTGTTATCCAATTCCCTGAAGCTGCCGGGGAGCTTGGAATTGAGCGATATCAGGTGGACCGGATAATGACCTGGTTTGACCCAACTCAACCTTCCAGTGACGCAACCTGGCACTTTGATCGTGCCCATATGGCATTGGGGTCAGGAAGTCTATTTGGCAAAGGCTTGGGCAACTTGGAAGTGCCATATCCAGAGGCACACACCGACTTTATCTTTTCTGTTATTGGAGAAAGCTTTGGTTTTATAGGTAGCGCAGTTGTCATCTTCTTGTATTTTATGCTGTTATATAAGTTGGTAACGCTGGGGTTAAATACGTTTAGACATTCGCCATTTGCAGCATATTTATGCTTTGGTTACTTCAGTTTAATACTGATTCATGTATTTCAAAATATCGGTATGACGGTTGGAATTATGCCGGTTACTGGTATTCCGCTACTGTTAATCAGCTATGGCGGGAGTTCCGTATTATCCACCATGATTGGATACGGAATCGTCTATCGGGTAGCAGTGGAACATACCATACAAAGTGATTATCTTTTTAAATAGGTAAGACCCGCATGAACAATATCATGTGGGTCTTTGTTTTATTCTTCTTCTTTGGTTGTTGCTACTACTTTTTCGATTCGTTTCTCCGTTACTTCTTCGACTTCAAAAACGATGTTCTCGTAATTCACTGTAGCTTTTTCTCCTGCGTGCGGGAAATAACCGAGCTGGTCAATGAGGAAGCCACTTAATGTATCATACGTTTCTGTAGGCAATTCGATCTCGAGTACATCTTCTACTTCGTGGAGATGAATGGTACCGACAATGGAAAATGTTGCTGGGTCAATCTTTTTGATTTCTTCCTCGGATACGTTAGCGCCGTCGCTCTCACTAAATATATCCCCAACGATTTCCTCAATGACATCCTCGATAGTAATTAAACCTTCCGTGCCACCATATTCATCAAGTACGATGGCAATATGCATGTTGTTCTTCTGCATGTCTTTGAATAAAATATCTATATGCTGGGTTTCTAATACAAAATAGGGCTTACGGATCATTTCTTTTAGATTAAAAGCTCCCTCGTCCCGATGATCCAATTGAAGTAAATCTTTTGCATGTAAGATCCCAATAATATTATCGATGTCCCCTTCATATACAGGGAACCGGGTGTATTTCTCCTTATTTACTAATTTAATGGTTTCATCCAACGTAGCATCAATGGATAAAACAGACATATCCGTCCGGTGTGTGATAATATCGGAAGCATCCTTATCATTGAATTCAAAGATATTTTGAATCATGACATGTTCACCCTTCTGGATTGTCCCTTTTTCCCCGCCGGCTTCAACCATTATTCTAATGTCTTCTTCTGTTGCTTCTTCGTTATCTGCATCTGGATCAACGCCAAACAATTTAACAGTGTTATTTGTGGAAAATTGCAGGAACTTTACTATAGGTAAACAGATTTTAAATAACCAAGTTACGGGTGTAGTAGCGATATTTGCAATTAATTCAGCTTTCTGCAGTGCAAGCTGTTTTGGGACAAGCTCCCCAAAAACCAGGGTGAAATAGGATAGGATAATGGTTATTGCAACAACGGAAATCGTCTCAAGCACGTCTTGAGAAATCGGGACACCTAAATTATATAACGCCTCAGCCAGTGGCCCTGCAAAGAAGTCGGCTGCAAAAGCACTTGCTAAAAACCCGGCTAATGTAATCCCGATCTGAATGGTTGCAAGGAAACGGCTTGGTTCATTGATAAGATTATAAAGCTTTTGCGCCTTTTTATCTCCGTCATCAGCCATTCGCTTGACTTTATTTTCATTTAATGAAACGAAAGCTATCTCTGATGCGGCAAAAAATGCGTTCAGTAAAAGTAATACGATAAGAACACCTATAGCACTAGCCAATTATTTTAACCTCCATATAATTTGAAACATCTTACGTAATCTGTATAGTTGTCTACCATAATTATAAGCCTATCTCATTTTTGATACAAATTATTCTTCTTGCAGTGCCGTCCATTCTTCCATTAATGGATCAATTTGCTGTTTGAGCTCACTTGTTTGTTTGGTGAGTTCCAATGCTTTTTCGTGATCCTGGTAGATATCCGGTTCGGTCATCTTTTCTTCCAGTATGGCAATTTCGAGTTCCAGTTTTTCAATTGTTTCTTCCAGTTCAGCAATACGGCGCTGTTTCTTTCTTTCCTCGCGCTGGGCTTGTTTATCTTCCTGGAAGCTGCGTTTTTTCTGATCGGTTTTCTGAACGGTTTCTTCTGTTTGCTGCAGTCTGGCTATTTCGGCCTCTTCTTGCTTCTTTTCCATATAATAATCATAATCACCTAAATAAATCGTTATACCACCCGTTTGCATTTCTGCTACTTGATCGGTTATTTTATTAATAAAATAACGGTCATGGGATACGAAAATGATTGTTCCGGGAAAATCAATCAATGCTGCTTCCAGTACCTCTTTACTATCAATATCTAAGTGATTTGTCGGTTCATCCAAAATTAGGAGATTAGCTTTTTGCATCATTAATTTGGCTAACGCAAGACGTGCTTTCTCGCCGCCGCTTAGAGAGTTAACAAGCTTTAACACATCGTCACCGGAAAAAAGGAAATTCCCTAAAACGGTTCGAATGTCCTTCTCATTAACATTTGGATACGCGTCCCATAGCTCGAGCAGTACTGTCTTGGAGGAGGATAAATTTGCCTGCTCTTGATCATAATACCCGATTTGCACGTTTGTTCCTGGTTGCACCTGTCCACTAGTGGGTTTCACGCTTCCTAAGATTGCTTTTAACAATGTTGTTTTCCCAACACCATTTGGCCCGATCAAAGCAATTCGTTCACCCCTGTTCACATGCAGATTTACACTTGAAAATAAATTACCGCTCTCTTCCTCATAGCGAAACGATAGATCGTCTATTTTAAGGACATCATTGCCGCTTCTTCTATTAATCTGGAAAGAGAAATTTGCTGAAATCTCAGCGCCTAATGGTTTATCTAATTTTTCCATCTTCTGCAGCTGTTTCCTGCGGCTTTGTGCGCGTTTTGTTGTCGATGCACGGGCAATATTACGCTGGATAAAATCTTCCATTTTGTTAATTTCGGTTTGCTGTTTCTCAAATTCGTTTAATTCCTTCTCATAATCAATGGCTTTTTGCTCTAGATATTTGCTGTAGCTCCCATGGTATTTCTTCGTTTTATGGCGGGAAATTTCATAAACAATAGCCACCGTTTTATCTAGAAAATAACGATCATGGGAAACAATCACTACCGCACCGGGATAGCTCATAAGATAGTTTTCCAGCCACCCAAGTGTATCAATATCCAAATGGTTTGTTGGCTCATCTAATAGGAGCAGTTCCGGTTTTTTTAATAAAAGTTGTCCTAATGCCAGGCGTGTCTTTTGCCCGCCGCTGAGTTCATTAATAGGTGTGTTGTAATCATAATCCTGAAAATTCAAGCCGGTCAGCACTGCCTTGATATCTGCTTCATAGGTGTAGCCACCCTCGTTTTGAAACGTTTGTTGCAACTTATCATAATCCTGCAGAAGTTTTTCATAATGTGTGCCGGAGAGTTCTGATGCTTGTTCCATTTTTCGTTCCATGGCTCTGAGTTCCTGTTCTTGAGCGGTTAAGTGCTGGAATACATCAGCCATTTCATCCCAAATTGTTTTTACAGAATCTAAAGCTGTATGCTGCGATAAATATCCGATCGTAAGGTTTTTTGGCCTAAATAATTCACCTTCGTCATAGGTTAACTCGCTGGCCATAATTTTGAGTAACGTCGATTTACCTGAACCGTTTCTCCCAACAATAGCTATTCGATCATTGCTTTTCACTTCAAGTTTTACATTTGATAAAATTTCATCAGCCCCGAAAGATTTCGAAAGCTCATTTAATTGCATTACTATCATTTCGTTCACCTCATCTACCCCAGTGTATCGCACTCAGAATCTTTGGGGCAACAATTGTGAAATTAATCACGACTTTCTCTGAGATTTCTGCTAAAATGAGGGGTAGACCATTAGAAGGCAGTTAAGAAAGTATAAAATACTTTCTTACTGCATAAGTGCAACTAAGGCTGTCACCCAAAAGCTTGGTGCAACCAAGTTTTCTAACGAAGAGAGGAATAACTATGGATCAGAATAAGATACCACAGGCAACAGCGAAGCGTTTACCTTTATATTATCGATTTTTAAATAATTTAAACCATCAGGGGAAGTCACGCGTCTCTTCAAAAGAACTTAGTGAAGCAGTAAAGGTAGATTCGGCAACGATTCGAAGGGACTTTTCCTACTTTGGGGCATTAGGAAAAAAGGGCTATGGCTATAATGTGGAATATTTGCTTGGATTTTTCCGCAAGACATTGGATCAAGATGAGGTGACTGACGTAGCCTTAATTGGTGTAGGGAATTTAGGAACTGCTTTTTTACATTATAATTTTATGAAAAACAATAATATCCGGATAAAAATGGCTTTTGATACAGACAGGGATAAAGCGGATACAGATATTGGCGGAGTGCCGATCTATCATATAGATGATTTGGAAGCGAAAATGGAGGCTATAAAAGTAGTGATTTTAACAATACCCGCAAGTGAAGCGGAGGGAATTACCGGACGATTGGTGGAGCAGGGAATATCAGGAATTCTTAACTTTACACCTGCACGCCTGACCGTACCACATTATATTCGTGTACATCATATTGATTTGGCTGTTGAACTACAGGCGCTTGTGTACTTTCTGAAGCATTATCCATTAGAGAGGAAGGGCGAGCTGGATTCGTAGTGGTTGGAAAGCGCGAACTCAAGCGAGAGGCACCTCAAATTCGAGCGAGGATCGTGGCAACTCGAGCGGGAGCACCTGCAAATAATTAAAGTGGCTGAAAATATTGGATTTTACACAACAATAGGGATACAAATCAGTCTGATTTGTATCCCTAAATATTTTCTCCGTTTAACTGAATCCGTTACGCAGATTCAGTTCTACTTCTTTTTCTTTGCCCGAAAGTGGTCGGATAACATTCTAAATCCTACACCGAAATCAAGTGTAGCAACAAGTGCAAAAATGATGGTTGTAAAATCCCATGTTGAATCCCCAAATTGAGTTGCTAGATATATGAATCCTATACCCATGGCAAAATAAATGATTGCCATACCCATAAATTAACCTCCTAAAAAGATCATCTGCATCTGTTCCAGTTCTCGCTGCATCCGTTCAATGTCCTCCGGAGTCAAACCGAATTGTGCGGCAACGACAATGGTGTTCATTGCCGCATGTACGATAATAGGTACAAGAATCCGCTTTGTCTTCACATAGAGAAAGGCAAAGACAAACCCCATCGAAGCATAAATTAGGAGGTGTGTAGGATCTAAATGAATAAACCCGAATATTAGAGCAGACAATAACGCCGCGATAAAGAAGTTAGTCCGTGCATAAAATTGACCAAAAATAATTTTACGGAAGATAATTTCTTCTAACACAGGTGCTATTATCGCAGGGATAATCATAAATAGTGGCGCAGCACGTGAAATATCCATGATCTGTTGTGTATTCTCAGAGCCAGGGTCGATTCCAAGCAGTTCTATTTCAATCGTAGCAGCAAGACCTTGAGCTAGGAAGGCCATAAACACCCCAATTATTGACCATCCAATCATAGCCCCAATGGGAGCGGCCTCACGTGAATTTCCGGTTTTCATATCAGGTCTTAATAAGAAAAGCACAACCACAAGCGCCAAAGCAAAGCTTATAATTGACCAGTAAATAACAGCATCGAATTCACTTATAGGGAGAACTAAGTACAGGATGGGCGCAAAAATAACCCCCGAAAACTGCATAATAAGATAGGTTAAAATGACCCACCAATATCGTTTTGGCAAAATATAACGACTCCTTTAAAAATATATGTACTACTAGTGTATGTTTCATCTAAAGATCTATTTACAATCATACATTTTATCACAGTTTTCCCTCAGATAATAATAGAACGTCTCAGGGGAGTACCCGAACAGTGCCTGTCACGCCCCGTATTTTGTCGAATGTCGTCATACTAAACTAAAAAATTAGTATCACATTATACTTGCATTTTTAGAAAGAATTATTTATTATATTAATTGGGATTAGCACTCGGAGCATAAGAGTGCTAACATGAACAAAAATGATATGGAATTAAGGAGGCTTTCCACATGATTAAACCACTAGGAGATCGCGTAATCATCGAGCTTGTTGAGCAAGAAGAAAAGACTGCAAGCGGTATTGTACTTCCAGACTCTGCACAAGAAAAACCGCAAGAAGGTAAAGTAGTTGCAGTTGGTTCCGGACGAGTAACTGATAATGGTGAAAAAGTTGCTCCAGAAGTTGCACAAGGGGATGCTATTATCTTCTCCAAATTTGCAGGTACGGAAGTGAAATACGAAGGCAAGGAATACTTAATTCTTCGTGAGAATGATATTTTAGCTGTCATTAGCTAAGAAATAATAAAAATTTTCGGACTAGAATAGAAGGAGGAAATTTTCATATGGCTAAACAACTTAAATTTAATGAAGACGCACGTCGCGCAATGCTTCGTGGTGTAGATACATTAGCAGATGCTGTAAAAGTAACACTCGGACCAAAAGGCCGTAATGTTGTATTAGATAAAAAATTCGGTTCTCCATTAATTACAAATGATGGTGTAACAATCGCAAAAGAAATCGAACTGGAAGATGCATTTGAAAATATGGGTGCACAGCTTGTATCCGAAGTAGCATCTAAAACGAATGATGTTGCCGGTGACGGTACAACAACAGCTACAGTACTTGCACAAGCAATGATCACAGAAGGTTTGAAAAACGTAACTTCAGGTGCAAATCCAGTAGGCATCCGTCGCGGGATTGAAAAAGCAGTAGAAGTTGCTGTAAAAGAATTGCAAACCATCGCAGAACCAATTGACAGCAAAGAATCGATTGCTCAAGTTGCATCCGTTTCATCCGGTGACGAAGAAGTCGGAAGCCTGATTTCTGAAGCGATGGAACGCGTTGGTAATGACGGTGTTATCACGATTGAAGAGTCAAAAGGATTCAACACAGAACTTGAAGTTGTTGAAGGTATGCAATTTGACCGTGGCTATGCATCTCCATACATGGTTTCAGACCAGGATAAAATGGAAGCAGTCCTGGAAGATCCATATATTTTAATTACCGATAAGAAAATCGGAAATATCCAGGAAGTATTGCCAATTCTGGAACAGGTTGTACAACAAAGCAGACCGCTTCTAATTATTGCTGAAGATGTTGAAGGAGAAGCACTTGCAACATTAGTTGTGAATAAACTCCGCGGAACATTTAATGCAGTAGCTGTAAAAGCACCTGGATTTGGCGACCGTCGTAAAGCAATGCTTGAAGATATCGCAACATTAACCGGTGCAGAAGTAATTACAGAAGATCTTGGTCTGGATCTTAAGAGCACAGAAATGGAACAATTAGGACGTGCTTCTAAGATTGTTGTTACGAAAGAACATACAACAATTGTAGAAGGATCCGGAAATCCTGAAACCATTTCCTCCCGTGTAGGGCAAATCCGTGCACAAGCAGAGGAAACTACTTCTGATTTTGATAAAGAAAAACTACAAGAACGCCTGGCTAAATTAGCTGGTGGTGTAGCGGTGATCAAAGTCGGTGCTGCAACTGAAACGGAATTGAAAGAACGTAAACTGCGTATTGAAGATGCGTTAAACTCTACACGTGCAGCAGTTCAAGAAGGTATCGTTTCCGGTGGTGGTACAGCACTTGTGAATGTTTACAAGAAAGTAAGTGATTTAACACTTGACGGTGATGAATCAACAGGTGCCAGCATCGTACTTCGTGCACTGGAAGAGCCTGTACGCCAAATCGCCCACAACGCTGGTCTTGAAGGATCAATCGTTGTTGAGCGTCTAAAAGGCGAAGAAGTTGGCGTAGGTTACGACGCTGCAAATGTCCAATGGGTAAACATGGTTGACGCTGGAATTGTTGACCCGGCAAAAGTGGTACGTTATGCACTTCAAAACGCTGCATCTGTAGCAGCAATGTTCCTAACAACCGAAGCTGTAGTCGCAGACAAGCCTGAAGAAGATGGCGGCGCTGCTGGCGGCGGAATGCCTGACATGGGCGGTATGGGTGGAATGGGCGGCATGATGTAAACATGTCTCCATGCCTGTGATGACAGGCCTTTGCCTTTATGCAAAATTGAAAACCTTACAAAATTAAATATAAAGGACGTTTTCGTAGAAGCTGATAATTTTTACGGAGACGTCCTTTTTTCTTTTTATTTACATATGTCTTTTAACCAGAAAGAAAAAGGGTATAAACAAGAGATGGAAATGTAGGCACAACTCATATAAATCGGTATACTAGGGTTTACTAGTTGCGAAAAAACACTCAAAAAGAAATAAAGCATTAGTCACCATAGCTAAAAATAGTCTTGTCAAATGAAGATAGTTTTTCTTTTCAGTTTTAAAATTACCCTACATAGGTATAGTATGATATAGTAGAAATAAGGAATGGATATTTGTGCAACATATGGAAGGACAAACAAAATAATTTAGAAGGAGTGATATTAATGGCAAAACATGAAGACGAAAAACATAAGCACAGCGAACACAACCACCATAACCATGACCATCACCATCATGATGGTGAAGAACATACCCATGACAGTCATCAAAGTCATGCGCATGGCCATGGTAGTCATGGGGGACATGACCATGGCGGTCACGGAGGTCATGGGCATCATGATCATGGAGATATGATCGGAGATTTTAAGAAACGATTCTTTATTTCTTTAATTATTACCATTCCAATTCTCGCTTTATCGCCTATGATTCAAACCTTTATAGGGGTTGATTGGCGTTTTGCTGGTGATATGTTTATTTTATTTGCATTATCAACAGTCGTATTCTTCTATGGTGGCTGGCCATTTATAACAGGTGGAATTAGTGAGTTGAAAGATAAGAATTCTGGAATGATGACACTCATTGCTCTTGCTATTACCATAGCGTACGGATATAGTACCATGGTTGTATTTGGCTGGGAAGGCAATCAGTTATTCTGGGAACTGGCAACATTGGTCGATATTATGTTACTCGGTCACTGGATTGAAATGCGGTCGGTGATGGGTGCATCTAACGCGCTTGAACAGCTGGTGAAACTTATGCCAAACGAAGCACATCGATTAGATGATAATGATCAAGTACAGGATGTGCCTTTATCAGAGTTGAAAAATAATGACAGGGTACTTATAAAACCGGGCGAAAAGATCCCTGTAGACGGAACGATTTTTGATGGGAATTCAGCTATTGATGAATCTATGCTTACGGGGGAATCCGTTCCGGTTGAAAAAGATAAAGGTGATGAAGTTATCGGCGGATCGATTAATAAGGAAGGCTCCCTTACCGTACAGGTTGAAAAAACGGGGGAAGATTCCTATTTATCACAGGTTATTACAATGGTAAGGGAAGCACAGGAATCAAAATCCAGAACACAGGATTTGACGAACCGCGCGGCTAAGTGGTTATTTTACCTTGCACTAGCTGCCGGCTTTGCGACCTTATTTATTTGGTTGCTCTTGGGGTACTCTTTTGATGTTGCCATTGAACGGATGGTTACCGTTATGGTTATTACCTGTCCGCATGCGCTCGGACTCGCAGCACCTCTTGTTGTAGCAGTTTCTACATCTATTTCTGCCAAAAAAGGATTGTTAATCCGGAACCGTGCTAATTTTGAAGGGGCACGTAATTTGAATGCAGTTGTTTTTGATAAAACAGGTACACTGACAAAAGGTGAATTTGGTGTAACTAATATCGTGCCTAGTGAGGGATATAACGAAGGAGATCTTTTGAAATATGCTTCCACTGTAGAACAAAACTCTGAACATCCGATAGCAACCGGGATTGTGAAGGAAGCGAAGGAACAAGAGGTTGCTTTAGGAAATTTAACTGATTTCGAGTCCATAACAGGAAAAGGAATTCAAGGGAAAGTGGATGGAAGAAAAGTAAATGTTGTCAGTCCGGGTTATGTAAGTGATAATAATTTTAGTTACGATCAGCAGTTGTTTAATGAAATGTCAGAAGAGGGAAAGACCGTTGTATTTGTACTGGTCGAGGATGAATTAGCCGGTATGGTTGCACTTGCCGATATGGTTCGTGAGACTGCCAAAGAAGCAATCGCATCATTAAAAAAAGAGGGCGTTCATTCGATTATGCTTACAGGTGACAATAAGAAAGTAGCAAACTGGGTGGCAAAACAACTGGGTATCGATGAAGTCTATGCAGAAGTTTTACCGGATGATAAAGCGAATCAGGTGAAACAAATACAAGCAAAAGGCTGGAAGGTTGCGATGACGGGTGATGGGGTAAATGACGCACCTGCCTTGGCAACAGCTGATTTGGGGATTGCTATTGGCGCAGGTACGGATGTAGCAATGGAAACAGCTGATGTGGTGCTTGTGAAAAGCAACCCAAACGATGTTGTGGCATTAATGGATTTATCGAAAAAAACGTATCGAAAAATGGTCCAGAATCTCTGGTGGGCAACAGGTTATAATATTTTTGCCATACCACTGGCAGCAGGTGTCCTAGCACCCATTGGCATTGTACTAAGTCCTGCAGTAGGGGCAGTATTGATGAGTTTGAGTACCATTATTGTTGCGATCAATGCAAAACTATTAAAAGCTTAAGTAATGTCATTAAACAGCTATTTAAGTAAAACTCTAGCGTGAGGTTATTGTAGTAAAATCACGCTAGATCTTTCCGAAGAAGACATGGAGTTTATTATAGAAGTAAAAGAATAAGCAATAGGGGTTAGAGATATGGCTAAATATCATCTGGAAATCTACACGAGACCTACTTGTTCGGATTGCCAGGATTTGAAAAAATTCTTGGAAAGTCATCGTATTCCGAACAAACAATATGATTTAGCAAAACAACCATCAAAAGAAAAAGATCTTATAAATATAACGGGAAATAGAATCGTACCAGCACTTGTATTTTCTGATCCATCCCTTTTGAGGTTAGTGAGAAAGCCAAAAAGCATGATTGGGTTTGAAAGGAATAAGGATGAAATAAAGAGGCTGTTAAATGTAGGATAGCTAATATCATTATGATTAGAGCGGGAGTATTTTTGGCTAAATACCCTCCCTCCCTCCCTCCCTCCCTCCCTCCCTAGCTAGGTATGGTAATTATGAATAAGGTGTAATTTAACCTTTTCCTGGTTTTTTGTTGACAATAATACCATTCGGGGGTATAGTGTAAGTATAAAAGAAAAGGAAGTGATTTATTTGGATAAATTCTTACATGATCACCCAAGTACCCCAAGAACAGAAGCTGAAAAGGAAAAAACGATTAACCGCCTGAAACGGATAGAAGGTCAAGTTCGTGGAATACAGAAAATGGTGGAAGAGGATCGCTATTGTGTAGATATTTTAGTACAAATTAGCGCCATTCAATCCGCATTAAAAAATGTAGGCTTCGCTGTCACGGAGCGACATATCAACCATTGTGTTAGTGATGCGATTAAACAAGGAGAAGGCGCGGAAACGATTGAGGAATTAATGAGTGTACTGAAGCAGTT is part of the Virgibacillus sp. NKC19-16 genome and harbors:
- a CDS encoding redox-sensing transcriptional repressor Rex; amino-acid sequence: MDQNKIPQATAKRLPLYYRFLNNLNHQGKSRVSSKELSEAVKVDSATIRRDFSYFGALGKKGYGYNVEYLLGFFRKTLDQDEVTDVALIGVGNLGTAFLHYNFMKNNNIRIKMAFDTDRDKADTDIGGVPIYHIDDLEAKMEAIKVVILTIPASEAEGITGRLVEQGISGILNFTPARLTVPHYIRVHHIDLAVELQALVYFLKHYPLERKGELDS
- the groES gene encoding co-chaperone GroES — its product is MIKPLGDRVIIELVEQEEKTASGIVLPDSAQEKPQEGKVVAVGSGRVTDNGEKVAPEVAQGDAIIFSKFAGTEVKYEGKEYLILRENDILAVIS
- a CDS encoding FtsW/RodA/SpoVE family cell cycle protein — encoded protein: MSKKQSYYIQSDFIFLFILFVCTSLLALYNAQQLEQNEGSNFVLLQAIWFSIGACVVAAIQFIDMDQLYKASIFIYGFGVLVLAVLLVSPESIAQPVNGAKSWFQLFGVSMQPGEFAKISTIIFLAATISRHKTKFEANTLKTDSYLLLKLITITVIPVFLIMQQPDFGTAMVYLFIVGIIIILSGIDWKIITALIVGSLTILAAVFTLVIQFPEAAGELGIERYQVDRIMTWFDPTQPSSDATWHFDRAHMALGSGSLFGKGLGNLEVPYPEAHTDFIFSVIGESFGFIGSAVVIFLYFMLLYKLVTLGLNTFRHSPFAAYLCFGYFSLILIHVFQNIGMTVGIMPVTGIPLLLISYGGSSVLSTMIGYGIVYRVAVEHTIQSDYLFK
- the groL gene encoding chaperonin GroEL (60 kDa chaperone family; promotes refolding of misfolded polypeptides especially under stressful conditions; forms two stacked rings of heptamers to form a barrel-shaped 14mer; ends can be capped by GroES; misfolded proteins enter the barrel where they are refolded when GroES binds); translation: MAKQLKFNEDARRAMLRGVDTLADAVKVTLGPKGRNVVLDKKFGSPLITNDGVTIAKEIELEDAFENMGAQLVSEVASKTNDVAGDGTTTATVLAQAMITEGLKNVTSGANPVGIRRGIEKAVEVAVKELQTIAEPIDSKESIAQVASVSSGDEEVGSLISEAMERVGNDGVITIEESKGFNTELEVVEGMQFDRGYASPYMVSDQDKMEAVLEDPYILITDKKIGNIQEVLPILEQVVQQSRPLLIIAEDVEGEALATLVVNKLRGTFNAVAVKAPGFGDRRKAMLEDIATLTGAEVITEDLGLDLKSTEMEQLGRASKIVVTKEHTTIVEGSGNPETISSRVGQIRAQAEETTSDFDKEKLQERLAKLAGGVAVIKVGAATETELKERKLRIEDALNSTRAAVQEGIVSGGGTALVNVYKKVSDLTLDGDESTGASIVLRALEEPVRQIAHNAGLEGSIVVERLKGEEVGVGYDAANVQWVNMVDAGIVDPAKVVRYALQNAASVAAMFLTTEAVVADKPEEDGGAAGGGMPDMGGMGGMGGMM
- a CDS encoding ABC-F family ATP-binding cassette domain-containing protein — translated: MIVMQLNELSKSFGADEILSNVKLEVKSNDRIAIVGRNGSGKSTLLKIMASELTYDEGELFRPKNLTIGYLSQHTALDSVKTIWDEMADVFQHLTAQEQELRAMERKMEQASELSGTHYEKLLQDYDKLQQTFQNEGGYTYEADIKAVLTGLNFQDYDYNTPINELSGGQKTRLALGQLLLKKPELLLLDEPTNHLDIDTLGWLENYLMSYPGAVVIVSHDRYFLDKTVAIVYEISRHKTKKYHGSYSKYLEQKAIDYEKELNEFEKQQTEINKMEDFIQRNIARASTTKRAQSRRKQLQKMEKLDKPLGAEISANFSFQINRRSGNDVLKIDDLSFRYEEESGNLFSSVNLHVNRGERIALIGPNGVGKTTLLKAILGSVKPTSGQVQPGTNVQIGYYDQEQANLSSSKTVLLELWDAYPNVNEKDIRTVLGNFLFSGDDVLKLVNSLSGGEKARLALAKLMMQKANLLILDEPTNHLDIDSKEVLEAALIDFPGTIIFVSHDRYFINKITDQVAEMQTGGITIYLGDYDYYMEKKQEEAEIARLQQTEETVQKTDQKKRSFQEDKQAQREERKKQRRIAELEETIEKLELEIAILEEKMTEPDIYQDHEKALELTKQTSELKQQIDPLMEEWTALQEE
- a CDS encoding CPBP family intramembrane glutamic endopeptidase, with the protein product MPKRYWWVILTYLIMQFSGVIFAPILYLVLPISEFDAVIYWSIISFALALVVVLFLLRPDMKTGNSREAAPIGAMIGWSIIGVFMAFLAQGLAATIEIELLGIDPGSENTQQIMDISRAAPLFMIIPAIIAPVLEEIIFRKIIFGQFYARTNFFIAALLSALIFGFIHLDPTHLLIYASMGFVFAFLYVKTKRILVPIIVHAAMNTIVVAAQFGLTPEDIERMQRELEQMQMIFLGG
- a CDS encoding hemolysin family protein, which gives rise to MASAIGVLIVLLLLNAFFAASEIAFVSLNENKVKRMADDGDKKAQKLYNLINEPSRFLATIQIGITLAGFLASAFAADFFAGPLAEALYNLGVPISQDVLETISVVAITIILSYFTLVFGELVPKQLALQKAELIANIATTPVTWLFKICLPIVKFLQFSTNNTVKLFGVDPDADNEEATEEDIRIMVEAGGEKGTIQKGEHVMIQNIFEFNDKDASDIITHRTDMSVLSIDATLDETIKLVNKEKYTRFPVYEGDIDNIIGILHAKDLLQLDHRDEGAFNLKEMIRKPYFVLETQHIDILFKDMQKNNMHIAIVLDEYGGTEGLITIEDVIEEIVGDIFSESDGANVSEEEIKKIDPATFSIVGTIHLHEVEDVLEIELPTETYDTLSGFLIDQLGYFPHAGEKATVNYENIVFEVEEVTEKRIEKVVATTKEEE
- a CDS encoding YdiK family protein — protein: MGMAIIYFAMGIGFIYLATQFGDSTWDFTTIIFALVATLDFGVGFRMLSDHFRAKKKK